The following proteins are encoded in a genomic region of Stutzerimonas balearica DSM 6083:
- a CDS encoding response regulator: MLKPILLVEDNPHDLELTLIALERSQLANDVVIMRDGAEALDYLQRSGAHADRPEGNPAVMLLDLKLPKVDGLEVLQTVRTSETLRSIPVVMLTSSREEPDLARAYELGVNAYVVKPVEFKDFVAAISDLGIFWAVLNEPPPGSPRYKRANQNPR; this comes from the coding sequence ATGCTCAAACCCATTCTGCTGGTCGAAGACAACCCACACGATCTGGAGCTGACCCTGATCGCGCTGGAACGCAGCCAGCTGGCCAACGACGTCGTCATCATGCGCGACGGTGCCGAGGCGCTGGACTACCTGCAGCGCAGCGGCGCCCATGCCGACCGCCCGGAGGGCAATCCGGCGGTGATGCTGCTCGACCTGAAGCTACCCAAAGTCGATGGCCTCGAAGTGCTGCAGACCGTGCGCACCTCGGAGACGCTGCGCAGCATTCCGGTGGTGATGCTGACCTCCTCGCGCGAGGAACCGGACCTGGCCCGAGCCTACGAACTTGGGGTGAACGCTTACGTGGTCAAGCCGGTCGAATTCAAGGATTTCGTCGCCGCCATCTCCGACCTCGGGATCTTCTGGGCCGTACTCAACGAGCCGCCACCGGGCTCACCGCGTTACAAGCGCGCCAACCAGAACCCTCGTTAA
- a CDS encoding response regulator, producing the protein MPATKNLKILFIEDSPYDAELAQITLERSGFVLDTELAYDHDGVVRALQQREFDLVLADFILPGFSGAQALELARELAPQTPFIFLSGVYGEEHAVNMMRSGAIDYVLKQNLAFLPKAVERAVAEVNERRRRLQAEQALREVEVRARLAVDAARLGMWDYEPQSDTLIWDQRCRAMFGLTVDEPVSMATFERLCHPDDIGRMRRRIEAAIARQNDRDYAEVYRVCLPDDRVRWLETRGQAFFESGRCVRFVGVVMDITEQKLATEALKQLNEKLGERVQERTRERDRTWDLSRDLLAVTRFDTTPIALNPAWESTLGWPREKLLQGPLSDLVHPDDVQATLEETASIASGQVSNRFVNRLRHADGSYHWLSWNAVPDAGHMYAAARDITSEIATIDKLAESNRQLLEQIGERERMEETLQQMQRLEAVGQLTAGVAHDFNNLLTVILTSTSFLKHDLESGAPSTKALARLQYIRDAGERGAMLTSQLLAFSRRQQLAPKAIWLNDTITGMLNLLQSSLGGSVSISVDAAADLWPAMVDPTQIEMIILNLAINARDAMGSGGQLVLRTGNISLTRPAERPEDPLPDDYVVLAVSDNGTGMTDEVLRKAFEPFFTTKEVGKGSGLGLAQVFGFAKQSGGGASIESEPGVGTTVKVFLPRACSTLAVAENADHPARPPAPSVRHAILLVDDDQTVREVTAQMLDTLGYSVIEADSGAKALELLENGVSVDLLLADFAMPAMNGGELARRVRSHYARLPVVFITGYAELGELGLDGAVVVQKPFREEQLADKLMQALLERSPV; encoded by the coding sequence ATGCCTGCAACCAAGAACCTGAAAATCCTGTTCATCGAGGACAGCCCCTACGACGCGGAGCTGGCGCAGATCACGCTCGAACGTAGCGGCTTCGTGCTCGACACCGAACTGGCCTACGACCACGACGGTGTCGTGCGGGCCTTGCAGCAACGCGAATTCGATCTGGTGCTGGCCGACTTCATCCTGCCGGGTTTCTCCGGCGCGCAGGCGCTGGAACTGGCCCGCGAACTGGCGCCACAGACGCCTTTCATCTTTCTCTCCGGGGTCTACGGCGAAGAGCATGCAGTGAACATGATGCGCTCCGGCGCCATCGACTACGTGCTCAAGCAGAACCTGGCGTTCCTGCCCAAGGCAGTGGAACGTGCCGTCGCCGAAGTCAACGAGCGGCGTCGCCGGCTGCAGGCCGAGCAGGCGTTGCGCGAAGTCGAGGTACGCGCACGGCTGGCGGTCGACGCGGCGCGCCTGGGCATGTGGGATTACGAGCCACAGAGCGACACGCTGATCTGGGACCAGCGCTGTCGCGCCATGTTCGGCCTGACGGTCGATGAGCCGGTGAGCATGGCCACGTTCGAACGGCTCTGTCATCCCGACGACATCGGCCGAATGCGTCGGCGCATCGAAGCGGCGATTGCCCGGCAGAACGACCGCGACTACGCGGAGGTGTACCGCGTCTGCCTGCCGGACGACCGCGTGCGCTGGCTGGAAACCCGCGGCCAGGCCTTCTTCGAGAGCGGCCGTTGCGTGCGCTTCGTTGGCGTGGTGATGGATATCACCGAGCAGAAGCTCGCCACCGAGGCCCTCAAGCAGCTCAACGAGAAGCTCGGTGAGCGCGTTCAGGAGCGCACTCGCGAGCGGGATCGTACCTGGGATCTGTCGCGTGATTTGCTCGCCGTCACCCGCTTCGACACCACACCGATCGCGCTCAACCCTGCCTGGGAGAGCACGCTGGGCTGGCCGCGGGAAAAGTTGCTGCAGGGCCCGCTGAGCGACCTGGTGCATCCCGATGACGTCCAGGCGACGCTCGAGGAAACCGCCAGCATCGCCAGCGGCCAGGTCAGCAATCGCTTCGTCAATCGCCTGCGCCACGCCGACGGCAGCTATCACTGGCTGTCGTGGAACGCCGTGCCGGACGCCGGGCACATGTATGCGGCGGCACGTGACATCACCAGCGAGATCGCCACCATCGACAAGCTTGCCGAATCCAACCGGCAACTGCTCGAACAGATCGGCGAACGCGAGCGCATGGAAGAGACGCTGCAGCAGATGCAGCGCCTGGAGGCGGTCGGCCAGTTGACCGCCGGCGTGGCGCACGATTTCAACAACCTGCTCACGGTGATCCTGACCAGCACCAGTTTCCTCAAGCACGACCTGGAGAGCGGTGCGCCGTCGACCAAGGCGCTGGCGCGCCTGCAGTACATTCGCGACGCCGGCGAGCGTGGCGCCATGCTGACCAGCCAGCTGCTGGCCTTTTCCCGGCGGCAGCAGCTGGCGCCCAAGGCGATCTGGCTGAACGACACCATCACCGGCATGCTCAACCTGCTGCAGAGTTCGCTCGGCGGCAGCGTCAGCATCAGTGTCGACGCCGCAGCCGACCTCTGGCCGGCGATGGTCGACCCGACCCAGATCGAAATGATCATCCTCAACCTGGCGATCAATGCGCGCGATGCGATGGGCAGCGGTGGGCAGCTCGTTCTGCGAACCGGCAATATCAGCCTGACCCGGCCGGCCGAGCGCCCGGAAGATCCGCTGCCGGACGATTACGTGGTGCTGGCCGTCAGCGACAACGGTACTGGCATGACCGACGAGGTGCTGCGCAAGGCCTTCGAGCCCTTCTTCACCACCAAGGAAGTCGGCAAGGGCTCGGGGCTGGGATTGGCGCAGGTGTTCGGCTTCGCCAAGCAGTCCGGCGGCGGCGCCAGCATCGAAAGCGAGCCCGGAGTCGGCACCACGGTGAAGGTCTTTCTGCCACGGGCCTGCAGCACGCTGGCCGTGGCGGAGAACGCGGACCATCCCGCACGGCCGCCGGCGCCGTCCGTGCGCCACGCCATTCTGCTGGTCGACGACGACCAGACGGTGCGCGAGGTGACGGCGCAGATGCTCGATACGCTCGGCTATTCGGTGATCGAAGCCGACAGCGGCGCAAAGGCGCTGGAGCTCCTGGAAAATGGCGTGAGCGTCGACCTGCTGCTGGCCGACTTCGCCATGCCGGCGATGAACGGCGGCGAGCTGGCGCGCCGCGTTCGCAGCCACTATGCGCGGCTGCCGGTCGTGTTCATCACCGGTTATGCCGAACTCGGCGAGCTCGGCCTCGACGGCGCGGTGGTAGTGCAGAAGCCCTTCCGCGAGGAACAGCTGGCGGACAAACTGATGCAGGCCCTGCTTGAGCGGAGCCCGGTCTGA
- a CDS encoding biliverdin-producing heme oxygenase: MDCRQHLRQATATMHQQVDRAFSAFQLTEAAGYRGFLCAHARVLLPLEQVLDEAEAAQLLADWPQRRRSAALRADLADLAVMPPPALVIDRPADEGALWGLLYVLEGSRLGGRVLTERVRRADPDQPLRYLSHGNTAPLWPRFLESLQRRAAACDMASMQAAAVVLFARFAEAARQEQASAATAAAVGCK, from the coding sequence ATGGATTGCCGGCAGCACCTGCGCCAGGCCACCGCGACGATGCACCAGCAGGTCGACCGGGCCTTCTCAGCCTTCCAGCTGACCGAGGCGGCAGGTTACCGGGGCTTTCTGTGCGCGCATGCGCGCGTACTGCTGCCGCTGGAACAGGTGCTCGACGAAGCCGAGGCCGCCCAGCTATTGGCGGACTGGCCACAGCGCCGGCGCAGCGCGGCCTTGCGTGCCGACCTGGCCGATCTCGCGGTCATGCCGCCGCCGGCTCTGGTGATCGATCGCCCCGCGGATGAGGGTGCACTGTGGGGCCTGCTCTATGTGCTCGAAGGCTCTCGCCTGGGCGGCCGCGTGCTGACCGAACGGGTTCGTCGGGCCGATCCCGACCAGCCGCTTCGCTACCTCAGCCATGGCAATACGGCGCCGCTGTGGCCCCGTTTTCTGGAAAGCCTGCAGCGCCGCGCCGCGGCCTGCGACATGGCGAGCATGCAGGCCGCCGCAGTCGTCCTGTTCGCCCGCTTCGCCGAGGCCGCCCGCCAGGAACAGGCGAGCGCGGCGACGGCAGCGGCTGTGGGATGCAAATAA
- a CDS encoding S1C family serine protease has product MTYPDPYSRPAPDRFIRRWLVITGCIAALMLLWQFLPAIEAWFSPHETQERTVTPRGDLAADEKTTIELFEKSRGSVVYITTAQLVRDVWSRNVFSVPRGTGSGFIWDDAGHVVTNFHVIQGASSATVKLADGRDYQAALVGASPAHDIAVLKIGVGFKRPPAVPVGTSADLKVGQKVFAIGNPFGLDWTLTTGIVSALDRTLSGDASGPAIDHLIQTDAAINPGNSGGPLLDSAGRLIGINTAIYSPSGASAGIGFAVPVDTVMRVVPQLIKTGKYIRPALGIEVDEQLNARLQALTGSKGVFVLRVTPGSAAHRAGLVGVEVTAGGIVPGDRVISIDGIAVDDVTTLQARLDDKNVGDVVVLLVERAGKTREMLVELQPGV; this is encoded by the coding sequence GTGACCTACCCCGACCCCTACAGCCGCCCGGCGCCGGATCGATTCATCCGGCGCTGGCTCGTCATCACTGGCTGCATCGCCGCACTCATGCTGCTGTGGCAGTTCCTGCCCGCCATCGAAGCCTGGTTCAGTCCCCACGAAACGCAGGAGCGCACGGTGACGCCGCGCGGCGACCTGGCCGCCGACGAAAAAACCACCATCGAGCTGTTCGAGAAATCGCGCGGGTCGGTGGTTTACATCACCACGGCGCAACTAGTGCGTGACGTCTGGTCCCGCAATGTCTTTTCCGTGCCGCGCGGCACCGGCTCCGGCTTCATCTGGGACGATGCCGGCCACGTGGTGACCAACTTCCACGTGATCCAGGGGGCATCGTCTGCCACGGTCAAACTGGCCGACGGTCGCGATTATCAGGCCGCGCTCGTTGGCGCCAGTCCTGCGCACGACATCGCGGTACTCAAGATTGGCGTCGGCTTCAAGCGCCCGCCGGCGGTGCCGGTGGGCACCAGTGCCGATCTCAAGGTGGGGCAAAAGGTCTTTGCCATTGGCAATCCCTTCGGGCTCGACTGGACGCTCACCACCGGCATCGTCTCGGCGCTTGACCGCACCCTTTCCGGCGACGCCAGTGGCCCGGCCATTGACCACCTGATCCAGACCGACGCCGCTATCAACCCCGGCAATTCCGGTGGCCCGCTGCTCGATTCGGCTGGGCGGCTGATCGGCATCAATACCGCCATCTACAGTCCGTCTGGCGCCTCGGCCGGCATCGGCTTTGCGGTGCCGGTCGATACCGTCATGCGCGTGGTGCCGCAACTCATAAAGACCGGCAAGTACATCCGTCCGGCGCTGGGCATCGAGGTGGATGAGCAGCTCAACGCGCGTCTGCAGGCGCTGACCGGCAGTAAGGGCGTATTCGTATTGCGCGTGACGCCGGGCTCGGCGGCGCACAGGGCCGGGCTCGTCGGCGTCGAGGTCACCGCAGGCGGCATCGTGCCCGGCGATCGCGTTATCAGCATCGACGGTATCGCCGTCGACGACGTCACCACATTACAGGCCCGGCTAGACGACAAGAACGTTGGAGATGTTGTTGTCTTGTTAGTGGAGCGGGCCGGCAAGACTCGCGAGATGCTTGTGGAACTACAACCGGGAGTTTGA